A part of Pararhizobium sp. A13 genomic DNA contains:
- a CDS encoding F0F1 ATP synthase subunit B: MFVTAAYAQSTTTEGAETHDAAAGEVHTETGVAHEGGHGSGVFPPFDSSTFASQLLWLAISFGLFYLLMSKVVMPRIGSILETRHDTIARDLDDAARSKAEADAAVAAYEQELATAKAKGNVIASTAREAAKAKAAADRTAVETSLNDKISAAEARIADIKAKALADVGSIAEETASAVVEQLIGGKVTKAEIASAVKASAK; the protein is encoded by the coding sequence ATGTTTGTGACCGCGGCCTACGCCCAGTCAACCACCACCGAAGGCGCAGAGACCCACGACGCCGCTGCCGGCGAGGTCCACACCGAGACTGGTGTAGCCCATGAAGGCGGACATGGCTCGGGAGTGTTCCCGCCCTTCGATTCTTCGACATTCGCATCGCAGCTTCTCTGGCTGGCGATCAGCTTCGGTCTTTTCTACCTTCTGATGTCGAAGGTCGTCATGCCGCGCATCGGCAGCATTCTCGAAACGCGCCACGATACGATCGCCCGCGATCTCGATGACGCCGCTCGCTCGAAGGCCGAGGCAGACGCTGCAGTTGCCGCCTACGAGCAGGAACTGGCAACGGCCAAGGCCAAGGGCAACGTGATTGCCTCGACCGCCCGCGAAGCCGCCAAGGCAAAGGCTGCTGCCGATCGCACCGCGGTCGAGACCAGCCTGAACGACAAGATTTCCGCCGCGGAAGCCCGCATCGCCGATATCAAGGCGAAGGCGCTGGCCGACGTCGGTTCGATCGCTGAGGAAACGGCAAGCGCCGTCGTCGAGCAGCTGATCGGCGGCAAGGTAACGAAGGCCGAGATCGCATCCGCGGTCAAGGCATCGGCGAAGTAA
- a CDS encoding F0F1 ATP synthase subunit B, whose translation MTSLATFWAFVGLVLFLALVVYLKVPGMMAKSLDDRAARITNELAEAKRLRAEAQSLLAEYQSKRKDAEAEAANIVAAAEREAEMLTAEAKQKTEEFVARRTALSEQKIKQAETDAINSVRATAVDIAIAAAESVITAKSDAATQAALFAKAVGDVKTRLN comes from the coding sequence ATGACCTCACTGGCCACATTCTGGGCCTTTGTCGGACTGGTGCTTTTCCTCGCGCTCGTCGTCTACCTCAAGGTTCCGGGCATGATGGCGAAGTCGCTCGACGACCGCGCGGCTCGCATCACCAACGAACTCGCCGAAGCCAAGCGCCTGCGCGCCGAAGCCCAGTCGCTGCTCGCCGAATACCAGAGCAAGCGCAAGGACGCCGAAGCGGAAGCTGCCAACATCGTTGCCGCAGCCGAGCGCGAGGCCGAAATGCTGACCGCCGAAGCCAAGCAGAAGACCGAGGAATTCGTCGCTCGTCGCACGGCATTGTCGGAACAGAAGATCAAGCAGGCCGAAACCGACGCCATCAACTCGGTCCGCGCGACCGCCGTCGACATCGCCATTGCCGCTGCTGAAAGCGTCATCACCGCGAAGTCGGATGCCGCGACGCAGGCCGCACTATTCGCCAAGGCGGTCGGCGACGTGAAGACCCGCCTCAACTAA